A single window of Leptolyngbya ohadii IS1 DNA harbors:
- a CDS encoding 2Fe-2S iron-sulfur cluster-binding protein → MSQTYTVEIRHQGTTHTLSVPDNQTILEAAAAAGLELPSSCNAGVCTTCAAQILEGTVDQTDGMGISPALQQQGYALLCVAYPRSNVKIETEKEDTVYQLQFGQFQESKKK, encoded by the coding sequence ATGAGTCAAACCTACACCGTTGAAATTCGTCACCAGGGCACAACTCACACCCTCTCTGTGCCTGATAATCAAACTATTCTTGAGGCAGCTGCGGCGGCTGGACTAGAGCTACCGTCCTCTTGCAACGCGGGTGTTTGTACAACCTGCGCGGCTCAAATTTTAGAAGGCACAGTTGATCAGACCGATGGAATGGGAATCAGCCCTGCGCTTCAGCAGCAAGGGTATGCGCTTCTGTGCGTGGCGTATCCGCGATCGAACGTGAAGATTGAAACCGAGAAGGAAGATACGGTGTATCAGCTTCAGTTTGGTCAGTTTCAGGAAAGCAAGAAGAAGTGA
- a CDS encoding DUF2854 domain-containing protein: MLRQISLGAVGLTVGGILTVVGFAAYFSGNPTLNLIGFFYGIPVLLGGLALRVAELKPVPYSLPITPELIDLRQKQATATQNQIRSDVTRYRYGQKAHLDSSLEYLGLEPTDEERPDLIGIREESRNGSYTLVLEFYSPLISFDTWKKKREKIERFFGPGLHVEVEQPEEERVDVALIRQPSEAIASEG; the protein is encoded by the coding sequence ATGTTACGTCAAATTTCTCTCGGCGCAGTCGGCTTAACGGTAGGCGGCATCCTTACAGTAGTGGGATTTGCAGCTTACTTTTCGGGCAATCCAACGCTGAATCTGATTGGTTTTTTCTACGGAATTCCTGTGCTATTGGGGGGATTAGCTCTGCGCGTTGCCGAACTAAAGCCCGTGCCCTACAGTCTTCCCATCACGCCAGAACTGATCGATCTGCGCCAGAAGCAGGCGACCGCCACACAAAATCAGATTCGATCGGATGTCACCCGCTATCGCTACGGGCAAAAGGCACACCTGGACTCTTCCCTGGAATACCTGGGGCTGGAACCCACCGACGAGGAGCGCCCCGATCTAATTGGTATCCGCGAGGAGTCGCGCAATGGTTCCTATACGCTGGTGCTGGAATTCTACTCGCCGCTCATTTCCTTCGACACCTGGAAAAAAAAGCGGGAAAAGATTGAGCGGTTCTTTGGACCCGGACTGCACGTTGAGGTCGAACAGCCAGAAGAGGAGCGGGTCGATGTGGCTTTGATTCGGCAACCGAGTGAAGCAATCGCCTCAGAAGGATGA
- a CDS encoding DUF924 family protein, which yields MTLNPAAAEVFSFWFGESGEDTSYAARRKLWFGKAPEFDRAIADRFRSLTEQATAGELDSWQRTPQGALALLILLDQFPRNIYRGTPQAFGSDLKALAVAKTAIDRKFDQELEPIQRIFMYLPLEHSEMSTNQARSVALFKQLAADSPELQDTFDYAIKHQVVIDRFGRFPHRNEILGRESTAEEVEFLKQPGSSF from the coding sequence GTGACGTTAAACCCTGCTGCCGCTGAGGTGTTTTCTTTCTGGTTCGGTGAATCTGGAGAAGACACCTCCTACGCTGCCCGCCGCAAACTCTGGTTTGGCAAAGCCCCAGAATTCGATCGCGCCATTGCCGATCGCTTTCGATCCCTCACGGAACAGGCGACCGCCGGAGAACTCGATTCCTGGCAGCGAACGCCTCAGGGTGCATTAGCTCTGCTGATTCTGCTGGATCAGTTTCCCCGGAATATCTATCGCGGTACGCCCCAGGCATTTGGCAGTGATCTGAAGGCACTTGCCGTTGCCAAAACAGCGATCGATCGCAAGTTCGATCAAGAGCTGGAGCCAATTCAGCGTATTTTCATGTATCTGCCGCTGGAACACAGCGAAATGTCTACGAACCAGGCGCGATCGGTTGCCCTGTTCAAACAGCTTGCCGCCGATAGCCCAGAACTTCAGGACACCTTTGACTATGCGATTAAGCATCAGGTCGTGATCGATCGCTTCGGGCGTTTCCCCCACCGCAACGAAATTTTGGGTAGGGAAAGTACAGCCGAGGAAGTTGAATTTCTGAAGCAGCCCGGATCATCCTTCTGA
- a CDS encoding ABC transporter permease, producing the protein MSQTLTPSSLNGSQATSNPSAPASGFGDFMQETAALTRRLFIQLQRRPSTLIAGIVQPVMWLLLFGALFQNAPKGLFGDSTNYGQFLAAGVIVFTAFGGALNAGLPVMFDREFGFLNRLLVAPLASRFSIVLASALFIATLSLVQTSVIIAMSAVLGAGLPNPLGLALVTLIVLTLVLGVTALSLGLAFALPGHIELIAVIFVTNLPLLFASTALAPLSFMPTWLQVIASLNPLTYAIEPIRYVYTHQYWLFSSTVMQTPFGAVSIGLALLILVGFSAIALLSIRPLLRRSFA; encoded by the coding sequence ATGAGTCAAACTCTTACTCCTTCAAGCCTGAATGGATCTCAGGCAACGTCGAACCCAAGCGCCCCCGCTTCCGGATTCGGGGATTTCATGCAGGAGACGGCTGCGCTGACCCGTCGGCTATTTATTCAGCTTCAAAGACGCCCATCCACACTGATTGCGGGAATTGTTCAACCCGTTATGTGGCTGCTTCTGTTTGGGGCACTGTTTCAGAACGCGCCCAAGGGATTATTTGGCGATAGTACCAACTATGGTCAGTTCCTCGCGGCGGGCGTAATAGTCTTTACTGCCTTTGGCGGTGCCCTCAATGCTGGGTTGCCCGTGATGTTCGATCGCGAGTTTGGCTTCCTGAATCGACTGCTGGTTGCGCCCCTGGCATCCCGTTTTTCGATCGTCCTGGCTTCTGCGCTGTTTATTGCAACCCTGAGCCTGGTGCAAACAAGCGTGATTATCGCCATGAGTGCTGTCCTGGGTGCAGGACTACCGAACCCGCTGGGTCTAGCATTGGTAACGCTGATTGTGCTGACGCTGGTGCTGGGCGTGACTGCCCTGAGTTTAGGGCTTGCCTTTGCGCTGCCGGGACATATTGAGCTAATTGCCGTGATTTTTGTGACGAATCTGCCGCTGCTGTTTGCCAGCACTGCATTGGCTCCTCTGTCCTTTATGCCGACCTGGTTGCAGGTGATTGCTAGCCTGAATCCCCTGACCTATGCGATCGAGCCAATCCGCTACGTTTACACCCACCAATACTGGCTGTTTAGCAGCACCGTCATGCAAACTCCCTTTGGGGCAGTCTCGATCGGGCTTGCCCTGCTGATTCTGGTTGGATTTAGTGCGATCGCTCTCCTGAGCATTCGTCCGCTGCTGCGCCGGAGTTTCGCTTAA
- a CDS encoding alkene reductase, whose translation MTFKLLTPVTLGRYELPNRLVMAPLTRNRASAGNVPTELNATYYAQRASAGLIVTEASQISPQGMGYPATPGIYSPEQVEGWKLVTQAVHDRGGRIFLQLWHVGRISHPSLQPNGELPVAPSAIAPAGMAATYTGEQPFVTPRALELSEIPGIVEDYRQAAENALAAGFDGIEVHGANGYLIDQFLQDGSNHRTDAYGGSIENRARFLLEVLEAVIGVWGSDRVGLRLSPTGTFNDMHDSDPKALFSYVVQALNPLNLAYLHLVEPRWDNPEVRDKTKDLGAHFFRPLYRGTLISAGGFTRETGNAVLEAGDADLIAYGRWFISNPDLPERFALNADLNPYDRNTFYGGDSRGYTDYPALERQPA comes from the coding sequence ATGACTTTCAAGCTCCTCACCCCCGTCACCCTCGGACGCTACGAACTGCCCAATCGCCTGGTTATGGCTCCCCTCACGCGCAACCGAGCATCGGCGGGCAATGTGCCGACCGAACTGAATGCCACCTACTACGCTCAACGTGCCTCAGCAGGACTGATTGTGACCGAAGCTTCGCAGATCTCCCCGCAGGGCATGGGCTACCCGGCAACACCAGGAATCTACTCGCCGGAACAGGTTGAAGGCTGGAAGCTAGTCACCCAAGCTGTGCATGATCGGGGCGGACGGATCTTTCTCCAGCTCTGGCACGTTGGACGCATCTCCCACCCCTCGCTTCAGCCCAATGGCGAACTGCCCGTTGCTCCCAGCGCGATCGCCCCAGCAGGAATGGCAGCGACCTACACCGGAGAACAGCCTTTTGTGACGCCCCGCGCCCTCGAACTCTCTGAAATTCCCGGCATTGTAGAGGACTATCGCCAAGCGGCGGAGAATGCCCTTGCCGCAGGATTTGATGGTATAGAAGTGCATGGCGCAAACGGATATCTGATTGATCAGTTTTTGCAGGACGGCAGCAATCACCGCACCGATGCCTACGGCGGTTCGATCGAAAATCGTGCCCGATTCCTGCTGGAAGTGCTGGAAGCTGTAATTGGCGTTTGGGGAAGCGATCGCGTTGGGCTGCGGCTCTCACCAACCGGAACCTTCAACGATATGCACGACTCCGACCCTAAAGCCCTTTTCAGCTACGTCGTGCAGGCACTCAATCCCTTAAATCTCGCCTATCTGCATCTGGTAGAGCCGCGCTGGGATAATCCGGAGGTTCGCGACAAAACCAAAGACCTAGGTGCCCATTTCTTCCGTCCGCTCTACCGGGGCACATTAATCAGTGCGGGAGGATTTACGCGAGAAACGGGTAATGCTGTGCTGGAAGCGGGCGATGCCGATCTGATCGCCTACGGCAGATGGTTCATCTCTAATCCCGATCTTCCGGAGCGGTTTGCTCTGAATGCCGATCTAAATCCCTACGATCGCAACACCTTCTACGGCGGAGACAGCAGAGGCTACACTGACTATCCTGCCCTGGAACGACAGCCCGCCTAA
- a CDS encoding ArsR/SmtB family transcription factor — protein MQQEDSMETEQRAKIFAALGDPTRLRIVERLATTEGEMSGSEIAAQLEISLALFCHHSRTLTEAGLLLTRKEGQTKFHALNRSLLKECFTSLFTCSVFRASLRESIAAQISQMG, from the coding sequence GTGCAGCAGGAAGACAGTATGGAAACGGAGCAGCGGGCAAAAATATTTGCGGCTTTGGGTGATCCAACCCGGCTGCGAATTGTGGAACGATTGGCAACGACGGAAGGGGAGATGAGCGGTTCAGAGATTGCGGCACAGCTTGAGATTAGCCTTGCCCTGTTCTGCCATCACTCCAGAACGCTAACGGAAGCGGGACTGCTGCTCACCCGTAAAGAAGGACAAACTAAGTTTCACGCCCTGAATCGATCGCTGCTCAAGGAGTGCTTTACTAGTCTGTTCACTTGCTCAGTGTTTCGGGCAAGTCTCCGAGAGAGTATTGCTGCCCAGATCTCGCAGATGGGCTGA
- a CDS encoding T3SS (YopN, CesT) and YbjN peptide-binding chaperone 1, which translates to MHFLNPAQELTYRKVGDYLTSSALFKDQMKAATDEPTFCLTYGSAKVEIEVLAWEVHPWETRELAIVRACSCVTVETETTPELMHYLLTENSRMRFGAFHLGDMGEVRFSDSVLGGENMDLMELQTCILSVVTIADTYDDWIAEQFGGKRAVNLDSSAHLRDLGSNTLSETCPKH; encoded by the coding sequence ATGCATTTTCTTAACCCTGCCCAGGAACTCACCTATCGCAAAGTAGGAGATTATCTGACGAGTTCCGCTCTGTTCAAAGACCAGATGAAAGCTGCGACGGACGAGCCGACTTTTTGTTTGACCTATGGTTCTGCCAAGGTCGAGATTGAGGTACTGGCATGGGAGGTGCATCCGTGGGAAACGCGAGAGCTGGCGATCGTGCGTGCCTGTAGCTGTGTCACGGTTGAAACGGAGACGACGCCGGAGCTGATGCACTACTTGCTCACTGAAAATTCCCGGATGCGGTTCGGAGCCTTTCACCTGGGCGATATGGGTGAGGTGCGGTTTAGCGACAGTGTGCTGGGCGGCGAAAATATGGACTTGATGGAGCTGCAAACCTGTATTTTGTCCGTGGTAACGATCGCCGATACCTACGACGACTGGATTGCAGAGCAGTTTGGCGGTAAACGAGCCGTAAATCTGGACAGCTCAGCCCATCTGCGAGATCTGGGCAGCAATACTCTCTCGGAGACTTGCCCGAAACACTGA
- a CDS encoding DevA family ABC transporter ATP-binding protein gives MKKELDFQADMPQVSSSAQMLSRELDSQVSIRENALPEEVAVQIRSLNYFYGQGDLRKQVLYDISLDLYKGQIVIMTGPSGSGKTTLLTLMGALRTVQEGSLKVLGREIVGLGKSELVRVRRNIGFIFQAHNLFESLTAMQNVEMAVELTQNWREKRQLATDILTRLGLGHRLTYKPNSLSGGQKQRVAIARALVNKPTLILADEPTAALDKESGREVVTLLQQLAKEQNCTILMVTHDNRILDVADRIINLVDGYLESDESPARFAETHDPKKLDQKMFIL, from the coding sequence ATGAAAAAAGAACTTGATTTTCAAGCCGATATGCCGCAGGTAAGCAGCTCAGCCCAAATGCTTTCCAGGGAACTAGATTCCCAGGTGTCCATACGGGAAAATGCCCTGCCCGAAGAGGTTGCCGTTCAAATTCGCAGTCTCAACTATTTCTACGGACAGGGTGATCTGCGGAAACAGGTTCTCTACGACATCAGCCTGGATCTGTACAAGGGACAGATTGTGATTATGACGGGTCCATCTGGCTCCGGTAAAACTACTCTGCTAACCCTGATGGGGGCGTTGCGAACGGTGCAGGAAGGCAGCCTTAAAGTGCTGGGACGGGAAATTGTGGGACTGGGTAAATCTGAGCTGGTGCGAGTGCGACGCAACATTGGCTTTATCTTCCAGGCGCACAACCTGTTTGAGTCGCTGACGGCAATGCAAAACGTCGAAATGGCGGTCGAACTGACCCAGAACTGGCGAGAAAAACGGCAGCTTGCCACCGACATCCTGACACGCCTGGGCTTAGGTCATCGCCTCACCTACAAACCCAATTCCCTCTCCGGCGGACAGAAACAGCGCGTTGCGATCGCCCGTGCCCTGGTCAACAAACCCACTCTCATTCTGGCAGACGAACCCACTGCCGCTCTGGATAAAGAGTCTGGTCGTGAAGTCGTAACTCTGCTGCAACAGCTTGCCAAAGAGCAGAACTGCACCATTCTCATGGTGACGCACGACAACCGCATCCTCGACGTTGCCGATCGCATTATCAATCTGGTGGATGGTTATCTGGAGTCGGACGAAAGTCCCGCTCGCTTTGCTGAAACCCATGATCCGAAGAAGTTAGACCAGAAGATGTTTATTTTGTAG
- the devC gene encoding ABC transporter permease DevC, with the protein MNFFQRRTPLAWFNLTYERRKLLTAIAGVGFAVVLMFMFRGFENALYDSQVQLLKLLNGDIVIVSRTKTNMFVPVQFARRRLYQAEAFDGVMAAYPLYINTGNWKDPVSKRTRPLRVLAFNPSDDVLPLPGIQQHQQDLQLPWTVLIDDKSRSEVGLKQAGVVTELSEKRVMVVGTFSLGTDFASGNGNVVMSDQNFLRYFADLGPDEESRGLNTVDIGLLRVAAGKNVDELVKVLRDRLPKDISVYSKQEFFQKELDYWRNETSIGFVFSLLTTMSFMVGVILVYQILYTDVADHWVEYATLKAIGYSNRYLFAVVLQQAAILAFLGFVPGCFISYGLYSLTRNATGLLMVMTPSRIFNLMIATFLMCLISGVIAVRRVQQSDPAEVFGS; encoded by the coding sequence ATGAATTTCTTTCAGCGGCGAACTCCGCTTGCCTGGTTCAACCTCACTTACGAGCGGCGCAAACTGCTAACGGCGATCGCGGGAGTTGGCTTTGCGGTGGTACTGATGTTTATGTTTCGCGGTTTTGAGAATGCCTTGTACGACAGCCAGGTACAGCTTTTGAAGCTACTAAACGGCGACATTGTGATCGTGAGTCGGACAAAAACCAACATGTTTGTCCCGGTACAGTTTGCCCGCAGACGACTCTATCAGGCAGAGGCATTTGATGGTGTGATGGCGGCATATCCGCTCTATATCAATACCGGAAACTGGAAAGACCCGGTGAGCAAGCGAACTCGTCCGTTGCGGGTGCTGGCATTTAACCCCAGCGATGATGTGCTGCCTCTGCCCGGAATCCAGCAGCATCAACAGGATTTGCAGTTGCCCTGGACGGTGTTGATTGACGACAAATCCCGATCGGAGGTCGGACTCAAACAGGCGGGGGTTGTGACCGAATTGTCTGAAAAGCGGGTGATGGTGGTGGGTACGTTTAGTTTAGGTACAGACTTTGCTTCCGGTAACGGCAATGTGGTGATGAGTGACCAAAACTTTTTGCGCTACTTTGCCGATCTAGGTCCCGATGAGGAAAGCCGTGGACTGAATACGGTGGATATTGGTCTGCTGCGTGTGGCGGCAGGGAAAAATGTGGATGAACTGGTGAAAGTCCTGCGCGATCGCCTGCCAAAGGATATTTCGGTGTACAGCAAGCAGGAATTTTTTCAGAAGGAACTGGACTACTGGCGCAATGAAACCAGCATTGGCTTTGTCTTTTCCCTGCTGACCACGATGAGCTTCATGGTAGGGGTCATTCTGGTGTACCAAATCCTCTATACCGATGTTGCCGATCATTGGGTGGAATACGCAACGCTGAAGGCGATCGGCTACTCGAACCGCTATTTATTCGCTGTGGTTTTGCAGCAGGCGGCAATTTTGGCGTTTCTGGGGTTTGTGCCGGGATGCTTCATCAGCTATGGGCTATACAGCCTGACGCGCAATGCCACCGGGCTCCTGATGGTCATGACCCCTTCGCGCATCTTCAATCTTATGATTGCCACGTTTCTGATGTGCTTAATTTCGGGCGTAATCGCTGTGCGTCGAGTGCAGCAGTCCGATCCGGCGGAGGTGTTTGGCTCATAA
- the devC gene encoding ABC transporter permease DevC: MRTPIAWLNLTHEKNRLVVAIAGVAFAVILVFMNLGFLGSLSRSAALVYEQINADIFLISPQSLDISTTKSFSIDRLYQAAGVNGVERAMPLYAGYLQWRNPETRTNRAIFVYGINPEDPVFLLPDLKNPENLAALKRSDTALIDRLSRPEFGSQTTGTTTEAKRRQITIGGQYSLGGGFASDGTLIMSDQNFRRYFDPLPLSLINLGLIQLKPGVDPGAIATEFQRILPPDVSVYTRETIIARERDYWINTTSTGFIFTMGVVVSCVVGVVIVYQILYTDISDHMKQYATLKAMGYRSRFLFGIVLQEAVILAVLGYIPGFAVSLGLYDLTEKATSGGLPMSMELGRMVFVLLLTIIMCSISALLSVRRVITTDPAEVF; the protein is encoded by the coding sequence ATGAGAACCCCGATCGCCTGGTTGAATTTGACGCATGAGAAAAACCGTTTGGTAGTGGCAATTGCAGGCGTTGCCTTTGCGGTAATTCTGGTATTCATGAACCTGGGGTTCCTTGGGTCTTTGTCGCGATCGGCAGCACTGGTGTACGAGCAGATCAATGCAGATATCTTTCTGATCTCGCCTCAGAGTCTAGACATCAGCACTACCAAATCCTTTTCGATCGATCGCCTCTATCAGGCAGCGGGGGTCAACGGGGTCGAGCGGGCAATGCCCCTCTATGCGGGCTACTTGCAGTGGCGCAATCCAGAAACGCGAACCAACCGAGCCATCTTTGTCTATGGCATTAATCCAGAAGATCCAGTGTTCCTTCTGCCTGATCTGAAGAATCCAGAAAACCTGGCAGCACTCAAACGATCGGATACGGCGCTGATCGATCGCCTGTCTCGTCCTGAGTTTGGATCGCAGACCACGGGCACGACCACAGAAGCAAAGCGACGGCAAATTACGATCGGCGGACAGTATTCCCTGGGCGGTGGGTTTGCTTCAGACGGCACGCTGATTATGAGCGATCAGAATTTCCGCCGCTACTTTGACCCCTTACCCCTTAGCCTGATCAACCTGGGACTGATCCAGCTGAAGCCGGGGGTTGATCCAGGTGCGATCGCCACGGAATTTCAGCGCATCCTGCCACCGGATGTCTCAGTGTACACGCGGGAGACCATCATTGCTCGCGAGCGGGACTACTGGATCAATACGACTTCGACCGGATTCATCTTCACGATGGGCGTGGTTGTGTCCTGCGTGGTTGGTGTCGTAATCGTCTATCAAATCCTCTATACCGACATCTCCGATCACATGAAACAGTATGCGACCCTCAAGGCAATGGGGTATCGCAGCCGCTTTTTGTTTGGGATTGTGTTGCAGGAAGCGGTGATTCTAGCGGTGCTGGGCTATATTCCTGGCTTTGCGGTGTCGCTGGGGCTGTACGACCTGACCGAGAAAGCAACCAGCGGCGGACTGCCAATGTCGATGGAATTGGGGCGGATGGTGTTCGTGCTGCTCCTGACCATCATCATGTGTAGCATTTCGGCACTGCTTTCCGTACGGCGCGTGATTACCACTGATCCGGCGGAGGTGTTTTAA
- a CDS encoding F0F1 ATP synthase subunit gamma — translation MPNLKEIRDRIQSVKNTRKITEAMRLVAAAKVRRAQEQVIATRPFADRLAQVLYGLQTRLRFEDVTLPLLRQRDVKTVGLLVVSGDRGLCGGYNANVIRRAEARAKELKAEGLDCRFVLIGRKATQYFQRRDQVIDATFTGLEQVPTAAEASQIADELLSLFLSETVDRVELVYTKFVSLVSSRPVVQTLLPLDAQGLEAQDDEIFRLTTRGGSFAVEREKAAASNLAPLPRDMIFEQDPVQILDALLPLYLNNQLLRALQESAASELAARMTAMNNASDNAKELIKTLTIGYNKARQAAITQEILEVVGGANALG, via the coding sequence ATGCCAAATCTAAAAGAGATTCGCGATCGGATTCAGTCGGTCAAAAATACGCGCAAAATTACAGAAGCAATGCGGCTCGTGGCTGCGGCGAAGGTGCGTCGTGCCCAGGAACAGGTGATTGCAACCCGTCCGTTTGCCGATCGGCTAGCGCAGGTGCTTTACGGTCTGCAAACCCGTCTGCGGTTCGAGGATGTGACTCTGCCTCTGCTACGTCAGCGGGACGTTAAGACGGTGGGACTGCTGGTGGTTTCAGGCGATCGAGGTCTGTGCGGCGGCTACAATGCCAACGTGATTCGTCGTGCCGAGGCTCGTGCAAAGGAACTGAAGGCGGAAGGTTTGGACTGTCGCTTTGTGCTGATTGGGCGTAAGGCAACCCAGTACTTCCAGCGTCGTGATCAGGTGATTGATGCTACCTTCACCGGACTGGAGCAGGTTCCCACGGCGGCGGAGGCTTCCCAGATTGCGGATGAGCTACTGTCACTTTTCCTGTCGGAAACGGTCGATCGGGTGGAGCTGGTCTACACAAAGTTTGTTTCGCTGGTGAGTTCTCGTCCGGTTGTTCAAACCCTGCTGCCCCTGGATGCTCAAGGTCTGGAAGCGCAGGACGACGAGATTTTCCGTCTAACGACTCGCGGCGGTAGCTTTGCGGTGGAGCGGGAAAAAGCGGCGGCTAGCAATCTGGCTCCCCTGCCCAGAGACATGATCTTTGAGCAAGATCCCGTCCAAATTCTGGATGCGCTGCTGCCCCTTTATCTGAATAACCAGTTGCTCCGTGCCCTGCAAGAGTCTGCGGCAAGCGAACTGGCGGCTCGGATGACGGCAATGAACAACGCCAGCGACAACGCGAAGGAATTAATCAAGACCCTGACGATCGGCTACAACAAGGCGCGTCAGGCTGCCATTACCCAGGAAATTCTGGAAGTGGTAGGCGGTGCAAACGCACTCGGTTAA
- the atpA gene encoding F0F1 ATP synthase subunit alpha gives MAISIRPDEISSIIRQQIEQYDQDVKVSNVGTVLQVGDGIARVYGLQQAMAGELLEFEDGTVGIALNLEEDNVGAVLMGDGLGIQEGSTVRSTGKIASVPVGDAMIGRVVNALARPIDGKGEIQASESRLIESGAPGIIERRSVHEPMQTGITAIDAMIPIGRGQRELIIGDRQTGKTTIAVDTILNQKSEDVICVYVAVGQKASTVAQVVETLRERGALDYTIVVAANANDPAALQYLAPYTGAALAEYFMYKGKATLIVYDDLSKQAQAYRQMSLLLRRPPGREAYPGDVFYLHSRLLERAAKLSDELGGGSMTALPIVETQAGDVSAYIPTNVISITDGQIFLTSNLFNSGQRPAVNPGISVSRVGSAAQTKAMKKVAGKVKLELAQFDELQAFAQFASDLDKATQNQLARGQRLREILKQPQYSPLSVAEQVAIIYAGINGYLDEIPTEKIVAFTKGLRDYLKTSKPRYMEIVGNDKQLNDEAESLLKESIAEYKKTFSAM, from the coding sequence ATGGCGATTAGTATCAGACCTGACGAGATTAGCAGCATTATTCGGCAGCAGATCGAGCAGTACGACCAGGACGTAAAGGTTTCTAATGTAGGAACCGTGCTCCAGGTGGGTGACGGTATTGCCCGTGTCTATGGTTTGCAGCAGGCAATGGCAGGCGAACTGCTGGAATTTGAAGACGGCACCGTTGGTATTGCGCTCAACCTGGAAGAAGATAACGTGGGCGCGGTATTGATGGGCGACGGTCTGGGTATTCAGGAAGGCAGCACGGTTCGCTCGACGGGCAAAATTGCTTCCGTTCCGGTGGGTGATGCCATGATTGGTCGCGTCGTGAACGCACTGGCACGTCCGATCGACGGTAAGGGCGAAATCCAAGCTTCTGAGTCTCGTCTAATTGAATCCGGCGCACCGGGAATCATTGAGCGTCGCTCTGTGCATGAGCCGATGCAGACGGGGATTACCGCGATCGATGCCATGATTCCGATCGGTCGGGGACAGCGGGAGCTGATCATTGGCGACCGTCAGACGGGTAAAACCACGATCGCCGTAGACACGATCCTGAACCAGAAGAGCGAAGATGTGATCTGCGTTTACGTCGCAGTCGGTCAAAAGGCTTCCACGGTAGCTCAGGTGGTTGAAACCCTGCGGGAGCGCGGCGCACTGGACTACACGATCGTTGTCGCGGCAAATGCAAACGATCCGGCGGCTCTGCAATACCTGGCTCCCTACACGGGTGCGGCTCTGGCGGAGTACTTCATGTACAAAGGCAAGGCAACCCTGATTGTGTACGATGACCTGTCCAAGCAGGCTCAGGCATACCGTCAGATGTCGCTGCTGCTGCGTCGTCCGCCGGGTCGGGAAGCTTACCCCGGAGACGTATTCTATTTGCACTCCCGTCTGCTGGAGCGGGCTGCGAAGCTGAGCGATGAACTGGGTGGCGGCAGCATGACGGCTCTGCCGATCGTGGAAACCCAGGCGGGTGACGTTTCGGCGTACATTCCCACCAACGTGATTTCGATTACCGACGGTCAGATCTTCTTGACCTCCAACCTGTTCAACTCCGGTCAGCGTCCGGCTGTGAACCCCGGTATTTCTGTATCCCGTGTGGGTTCGGCGGCGCAAACTAAGGCAATGAAGAAGGTTGCAGGTAAGGTGAAGCTGGAGCTGGCGCAGTTCGACGAACTCCAGGCATTTGCTCAGTTCGCGTCTGACCTGGACAAGGCAACCCAGAACCAGCTGGCACGCGGTCAGCGTCTGCGGGAGATCCTGAAGCAGCCCCAATACTCGCCGCTGTCGGTGGCGGAGCAGGTGGCTATCATCTACGCCGGAATCAACGGCTATCTGGATGAAATCCCGACTGAGAAGATTGTTGCCTTCACGAAGGGTCTGCGTGATTACCTGAAGACGAGCAAGCCCCGCTACATGGAAATCGTCGGCAACGACAAGCAGCTGAACGATGAAGCGGAGTCTCTGCTGAAGGAATCGATCGCCGAATACAAGAAGACTTTCAGCGCAATGTAG
- the atpH gene encoding ATP synthase F1 subunit delta has translation MRSSLVATEIAEPYAQALMSLAQSQDLVDRFSEDADSLLAAIKESNDLDLLLSNPFFKADQKKSVLRQIAGDQLHPYLVNFMMLLVDRGRIVFLPEVLNQFKDLVRKLKQTVLAEVTSAVELNEGQQEAIRERVKGMTQAQQVELDIRIDPDLMGGVIIKVGSQVIDASLRGQLRRIGVKLGSVA, from the coding sequence ATGAGGTCATCGTTAGTCGCTACGGAAATCGCAGAGCCATACGCTCAGGCATTGATGTCGCTGGCACAGTCGCAGGATCTGGTCGATCGCTTCTCGGAAGATGCCGATTCTTTGCTGGCAGCGATCAAAGAGTCCAACGATCTCGATCTTCTCCTTTCCAATCCCTTCTTCAAGGCTGACCAGAAAAAATCGGTGCTGCGGCAGATTGCAGGCGATCAGCTTCACCCCTATCTGGTGAACTTCATGATGCTGCTGGTCGATCGCGGACGGATTGTGTTCCTGCCGGAGGTTCTGAATCAGTTCAAGGATCTGGTGCGGAAGCTGAAGCAGACCGTACTGGCGGAAGTGACCTCGGCAGTGGAACTTAACGAGGGACAGCAGGAAGCCATCCGCGAGAGGGTGAAGGGCATGACTCAGGCGCAGCAAGTGGAGCTAGACATTCGCATTGACCCGGATCTGATGGGTGGCGTGATCATCAAGGTTGGCTCCCAGGTGATAGATGCAAGTCTGCGCGGTCAACTGCGTCGAATTGGCGTGAAGCTGGGCAGCGTTGCCTAG